In Bubalus bubalis isolate 160015118507 breed Murrah chromosome 3, NDDB_SH_1, whole genome shotgun sequence, a genomic segment contains:
- the LOC123465547 gene encoding BTB/POZ domain-containing protein 17-like — translation MHPRTSQAQTRAHSLPRLPLPSCPHPTTGISSWSICNPRRLLSQAALFLPAAAQKADVGGESAGTSINHSQMLLQRLQELLRQGNASDVVLRVQAMGTDEVRVFHAHRLLLGLQSEQFRELLSNQSEVVLQESPDCAAVFDKFIRYLYCGELTVLLAQAIPLHQLATKYRVASLQRGVADYMRAHLAGGAGPAVGWYHYAVSTGDEALRQSCLQFLAWNLSAVAGSAEWGAVSPELLAQLLPRSDLVLQDELELFQALEAWLGRARPPPAVAERAPRAIRYPMIPPAQLFQLQARSAALARHGPAVADLLLQAYQFHAASPLHYAKFFDVNGSAFLPRNYLAPAWGAPWVINNPARDDRSTSFQTQLGPSGHDSGRRVTWNVLFSPRWLPVSLRPVYADATGTALPLARPEDGRPRLVVTPASSGGDAAGVSFQKTVLVGARHHGRLLVRHAYSFHQSSEEAGDFLAHADLQRRNSEYLVENALHLHLIVKPVYHTLIRTPK, via the exons atgcatccaCGCACTTCACAGGCACAAACGAGAGCACACAGCCTCCCCAGGCTTCCCCTACCCTCTTGCCCACATCCAACCACAGGCATCTCCAGCTGGTCCATCTGCAACCCCAGAAGGCTGCTCTCTCAGGCTGCTCTGTTCCTTCCTGCTGCAGCCCAGAAAGCTGATGTTGGCGGGGAGTCAGCGGGCACCTCCATCAACCACTCCCAGATGCTGCTCCAGCGCCTGCAGGAACTGCTGCGGCAGGGCAATGCCAGCGATGTGGTGTTGCGGGTGCAGGCCATGGGCACCGACGAGGTCCGAGTCTTCCATGCCCACCGCCTGCTGCTGGGACTGCAGAGTGAGCAGTTCCGGGAGCTGCTGAGTAACCAGAGCGAGGTGGTGTTGCAGGAGTCCCCGGACTGTGCTGCTGTCTTCGACAAGTTCATCAG GTACCTCTACTGCGGAGAGCTGACCGTGCTGCTGGCGCAGGCCATCCCCCTGCACCAGCTGGCCACCAAGTACCGCGTGGCCTCCTTGCAGCGGGGCGTGGCCGACTATATGCGCGCGCACCTGGCGGGCGGCGCGGGCCCGGCGGTGGGCTGGTACCACTACGCGGTGAGCACCGGGGACGAGGCCCTGCGCCAGAGCTGCCTGCAGTTCCTGGCCTGGAACCTGTCGGCCGTGGCGGGGAGCGCCGAGTGGGGCGCCGTGAGCCCTGAGCTGCTGGCGCAGCTGCTGCCGCGCTCGGACCTCGTGCTGCAGGACGAGCTGGAGCTCTTCCAGGCGCTGGAGGCGTGGCTGGGCCGCGCGCGGCCGCCGCCGGCCGTAGCCGAGCGCGCGCCGCGCGCCATCCGTTACCCCATGATCCCTCCGGCTCAACTGTTCCAGCTTCAGGCGCGCTCGGCCGCCCTGGCGCGCCATGGCCCGGCGGTGGCCGACCTGCTCCTTCAGGCCTACCAGTTCCACGCCGCCTCGCCGCTGCACTACGCCAAGTTTTTCGACGTCAACGGCAGCGCCTTCCTGCCCCGCAACTACCTCGCGCCCGCCTGGGGCGCCCCGTGGGTCATCAACAACCCTGCCCGCGACGATCGCAGCACCAGCTTCCAGACGCAGCTGGGCCCAAGCGGCCACGACTCGGGCCGCCGTGTCACCTGGAACGTGCTCTTCTCTCCACGCTGGCTGCCGGTAAGCCTGCGGCCCGTCTACGCGGACGCCACGGGCACCGCGCTGCCCCTCGCACGCCCTGAGGACGGCCGGCCGCGGCTGGTGGTCACGCCGGCCAGCAGCGGCGGCGACGCGGCGGGCGTGAGCTTCCAGAAGACCGTGCTGGTGGGGGCGCGCCACCACGGCCGCCTGCTGGTCCGCCACGCCTACAGCTTCCACCAGAGCAGCGAGGAGGCCGGCGACTTCCTGGCGCACGCCGACCTGCAGCGGCGCAACTCCGAGTACCTGGTGGAGAACGCCCTGCATCTCCACCTCATTGTCAAGCCCGTCTATCACACCCTCATCCGGACCCCCAAGTAG
- the LOC123465505 gene encoding LOW QUALITY PROTEIN: BTB/POZ domain-containing protein 17-like (The sequence of the model RefSeq protein was modified relative to this genomic sequence to represent the inferred CDS: inserted 1 base in 1 codon), translating into MDPFLPSYEVGLRGLQHPGGKYWAAKANAQSSITQWALNIGIIDVLSPQFPTPEDLPDPGTEPASPKLAGGCFTTEPPVLDKCLLISTSHEKPERRGGEVGCAWEGPSVGSLNDNTVCPRPGTLGTQEAALGRVTAGRPDRAPSLYLSGRYLYCGELTVLLAQAIPLHQLATKYRVASLQRGVADYMRAHLXGGAGPAVGWYHYAVSTGDEALRQSCLQFLAWNLSAVAGSAEWGAVSPELLAQLLPRSDLVLQDELELFQALEAWLGRARPPPAVAERALRAIRYPMIPPAQLFQLQARSAALARHGPAVADLLLQAYQFHAASPLHYAKFFDVNGSAFLPRNYLAPAWGAPWVINNPARDDRSTSFQTQLGPSGHDSGRRVTWNVLFSPRWLPVSLRPVYADATGTALPLARPEDGRPRLVVTPASSGGDAAGVSFQKTVLVGARHHGRLLVRHAYSFHQSSEEAGDFLAHADLQRRNSEYLVENALHLHLIVKPVYHTLIRTPK; encoded by the exons ATggaccccttccttccttcctatgaGGTGGGCCTAAGGGGGCTTCAGCACCCAGGGGGGAAATACTGGGCTGCCAAAGCCAACG CACAGAGCTCAATCACTCAGTGGGCGCTCAATATAGGAATCATTGACGTACTCAGTCCTCAg tttcctactccagaggatcttcctgacccagggacagaacctgcgtCCCCTaaattggcaggcggatgcttcaccactgagccacctgtgctCGATAAATGCTTGCTTATTTCCACGTCCCACGAGAAACCGGAGAGAAGAGGCGGTGAAGTAGGATGCGCGTGGGAAGGTCCTTCTGTTGGCTCCCTTAATGACAATACTGTCTGCCCAAGGCCGGGTACCCTCGGGACTCAGGAGGCAGCGCTGGGTAGGGTAACCGCTGGCCGCCCTGACCGCGCTCCATCTCTGTACCTCTCTGGCAGGTACCTCTACTGCGGAGAGCTGACCGTGCTGCTGGCGCAGGCCATCCCCCTGCACCAGCTGGCCACCAAGTACCGCGTGGCCTCCTTGCAGCGGGGCGTGGCCGACTATATGCGCGCGCACC GTGGCGGCGCGGGCCCGGCGGTGGGCTGGTACCACTACGCGGTGAGCACCGGGGACGAGGCCCTGCGCCAGAGCTGCCTGCAGTTCCTGGCCTGGAACCTGTCGGCCGTGGCGGGGAGCGCCGAGTGGGGCGCCGTGAGCCCTGAGCTGCTGGCGCAGCTGCTGCCGCGCTCGGACCTCGTGCTGCAGGACGAGCTGGAGCTCTTCCAGGCGCTGGAGGCGTGGCTGGGCCGCGCGCGGCCGCCGCCGGCCGTAGCCGAGCGCGCGCTGCGCGCCATCCGTTACCCCATGATCCCTCCGGCTCAACTGTTCCAGCTTCAGGCGCGCTCGGCCGCCCTGGCGCGCCATGGCCCGGCGGTGGCCGACCTGCTCCTTCAGGCCTACCAGTTCCACGCCGCCTCGCCGCTGCACTACGCCAAGTTTTTCGACGTCAACGGCAGCGCCTTCCTGCCCCGCAACTACCTCGCGCCCGCCTGGGGCGCCCCGTGGGTCATCAACAACCCTGCCCGCGACGATCGCAGCACCAGCTTCCAGACGCAGCTGGGCCCAAGCGGCCACGACTCGGGCCGCCGTGTCACCTGGAACGTGCTCTTCTCTCCACGCTGGCTGCCGGTAAGCCTGCGGCCCGTCTACGCGGACGCCACGGGCACCGCGCTGCCCCTCGCACGCCCTGAGGACGGCCGGCCGCGGCTGGTGGTCACGCCGGCCAGCAGCGGCGGCGACGCGGCGGGCGTGAGCTTCCAGAAGACCGTGCTGGTGGGGGCGCGCCACCACGGCCGCCTGCTGGTCCGCCACGCCTACAGCTTCCACCAGAGCAGCGAGGAGGCCGGCGACTTCCTGGCGCACGCCGACCTGCAGCGGCGCAACTCCGAGTACCTGGTGGAGAATGCCCTGCATCTCCACCTCATTGTCAAGCCCGTCTATCACACCCTCATCCGGACCCCCAAGTAG